From Leishmania braziliensis MHOM/BR/75/M2904 complete genome, chromosome 35:
agcaaaaaaaaaatagaaaCGCCGCGTGATGGGGGAGGCGACAGAGATGCCCCGATGAAAACGTAAGACATGATGGGAGTCCCTATTCACAGCGTCTTATGCCCGTATCGGGTACTAGGCGGCTTCGTTCTCGTTGACCAGGAACGACGGTTCTGCATGGGCAAATGCATAAAGGCAAACTTTCTGTCTTTACTCCTGTGATGCGCGCTCAGAGTCTCAATGAGGGCTCAAATCTGGCAGAGCGAGGCAATTGCGGTGCGATGCGCTCCTAAGAGAGCGCAGGGAGCGGGAGGGAAGCGCGTACGTTGCAGGAGGTTTGAAGGCTTACAATACAAGAATAGGCAGTTATGCAGCGAGAGGCTGTAGGGTTGTAGAGAGGCGATGAAGACGCTGGAGCTTATAGAGCTCATgttattattattattttttGTTCGCCCTGTCTCGttcaccttctcctcctgcgtCCTGTTTGGTTCTCTCTGTTCTCCATGCCAACATCTCCCCCCTTATTCCCAGTGCACCCATGaaacagcggcgctgcgttgCGCGTGTTTGTGCGTGTCCTTCTGTTTCCTCTCTTTGGAGTTCGTGGTCCTCTTgccctctttcttccccctctcatcCTGATTCGCACGTGCACTAccacgcttctctctttcgttttttcttctttgagTTTGCACCCCCAGGAGAGGCCACGcaacacacaccaacacacctTAAGAGCGACACAacacaagagaagaaagTAGTAGTGATCCcacaggggtggggggtctctgcgttctttttttgtgtgtgtggactATTCGTTCGCAAGCATGCGAGAAGAGGtgttttttgttgttgttcttgcccccctcccccctcctcccccttttccgtTTTGGCGTCTCTTAATGTGTGCTCGTATTGTCCGTGCGGTGCGAAGTGCGTATCTGTTGGTGCCATTCCTGTACGCACTCTCCACCATCcgtgcccccctctctctttccctccttgtgctttgtgtgctcgtgtgctTCCGGCTTTCTAGCTCCCGCTCCGTCTCTGTCTCATGCTGTTGTTCTTGTCGTTGCGGTTACAGCGCGGCTCACCTGCTGTTTTCCCTCTGTTTGTTTCAAAATGCATGAGACACTCGCTTTTACCCTCACACATGTACCTACCGGCACGCGGAGTTGCACAGGTGTTCGTTTCTCGTCGTTTTTCTTCATGCTTCTCTTCAAGGAAGAAGAAACCTCGCTTTGCTTCTCCGTGCTTTTCGCTGTTTACTCTCACGCTTTTCTTTGATTCGCTGTGAATTTCTTCCACGTAGAACTTCGTGTAGGGTGCAATGGTCGGGGTCACACTCCAATGCAGACAGCCCGACGCACCCAGCTACGCAGTTGTACACTCAGACAAGCGTAGTGGAACATCAGCACCCTAtgttttctcctctttcggATACCCGATTACGCACGTGCGCATTCTTTCGCACGCATTTATGCACACTAAACTCGCAGCACCAGCTCAAGAGAAAAACGTATATGATACATCATATTTAACCGAGGCCTATCACAAAGAGTGATGGTGAGCCAATGCTATTGTAGTGGGAGTGACACTTGTCGCTACTGCTgacctcttttttttcggaAAAGAAGGTAAAGGCTGCGGTGGCCCCTCTTCCCATTTTCGCCTGGGCTAactttttcctcctccttcatgtGCAGTTGAGCGGAGACGTGTGCGGGggcgttctctctctctctctcggccaGCACCCAAAGGAGTGGCAAAACGGAGAGGAGGGCTGCTCGACGTCTGTCCTTTTTTCCCCAAAGGTCCTATGGAGTGTGTGTCAAGGGCgtagggagagggaggtgggtgCTGTGCTATCTCTCACGCACTCTCtgcttctttccctcccttcaAAGACTCGCGGCGGCATCTGCGCACCATCCGCGGGCTCCCTGGgccccttccttcctctccgactctcctccttttcatctgtgcctctctcttgctgcttTGTTTCTTTACGCCTTCCCTCGTACTGACTGactccttttctctgcccCTTTTCTCGTTGCCTTTCTGTTTccttgcttctctcttcgcggCACGCTGCACTACAGCCGAAAAAAAATCCCTGTCATTTTATTTCTTCACCTGCCTACGCTTGCGCACGTGCGGCAGGTGTGCGCACCTATACTATCGTGTGTGCATCTTTTGAGAATCCCCTGACTATTTTGTGTTTGCTTGACTCTGAACTCCGTACATCCTCTGCTTCACCACCGCAGGCTCGACAGTTACGGGAGAAGAATATAGCAAGAAGTAAAGGGCGATCGGTGGAGAGTCAGAAAtacagctctctctctctcgctcgctttctctgGGCGTTCGCTCTAACGGTTGCCGTGTCCGCTCTTCGCCGCTCGCTGTCGTCCGCCCCCTGTTcagtgcttttttttttttggcaaGCTTCACGCAGTTtcagcagcactgcttcATATTTtctcacacacccacacatacacacaccttCCTCTGCCTACAGCGTACAGGGCTCATCATTTTTGTATCCAGCCAGCTAGTCGTGGCAGTGAGAGCTGATATACTGCCGCTTTTTCTCTCGTCGCCACGGACGTCCATTTGTTCCCCTTTCCTGCTGTGAACACctattctctctcttacgCTTTGTGCATCAACCTCCTGACGACGCGTGTTGTTTAgctctcttcgctttctgTAAGGCATTGCACAGCACTCTGGAAGCCGCGCCCACGGCTCTCAGCAACAAGGCAGCTAGAGAGAAACATTCCCATACGTTCTCTGATTTCCTTTTTACTGTTTTGCCCTGTTTTCGTGTTCTTCATTTCCACTTTCTTCGCTGATCTCCCGCGCACCCAAGCAGTGCTGCCCGTATGCCCTTGTGTGTCGTCTACCTCGCCCCGATTCTCGCACCTTCCTTCAGGATTCTTGTCGGGTCTGGAGCGCTTCTCCCTACCGCGCCCCATCCACTTTTCACGCAGACAGACGAAAAAAACAAACGAATAAAAGGGAAACAGAGCTATTGGCTGCGCTCGTGCGCCTGCATTCCTTGACATCAGCGCTCGCCATTCAACGTActggttgtgtgtgcgcatgcaTGCCTGCCtaaaagaaagaagaaaacagaCGCCAAGTCCCTTGCCTAAGGCGACATCTGAGCTCGGACTCCAACGCCGGGATTTACACCACTTTTATCCCTTCTAGCGCAAAACGGCACGATGAGCTTTGGCGGCTTTCTTCTCTCGGCGGGACTCTACTTGCTCCTGGTCGCCCTATTCGTGTCGCTGTTTCTGCACATTATGAGCTTTCGCTACCGCAGTCAGCAGAACCGGCTACTCTACTACCCACAGATTCCCCCAGAGAGCCGCGAGGTCTGCGAAGACCCGGTGGCCCTTGGCATCCCTTACGcggagcgtgtgtgtgtcaccaCCGCTGACAAAGTGAGATTGTGGGGCTACATGCTATGGCCAGGGCCTTCGTCGTCAGTGGAGAAGGGCAGCAATTGCAGCACCCCCGACGCGATTGGACGCACATCCCCGAATGTGGGCACTACAGTGGGAGGGGTGCGTGTGGAGGTGGATGGAGCAGGTGACCTTACAGACGGCATCAGCGCCGGCAGCACCCTGTCCAGCAGCAACCGAAACGCCAGCTTATCGAGCGGGATGCCGAGCTTTGTGATGCTGTACTTTCATGGAAACGCCGGTAACGTTGGCCATCGCCTGCCTCTTGCTCAGGCCTTTGTGGCGCATCTGAAGTGCGCTGTGATGATGGTCGACTATCGTGGTTTCGGGCTTAGCGATGACGCGGAGCAGACGCAGGAGACGCTGGAGCTGGATGCGCAGGCCTGCTTTGACTATTTGTGGAAGGACCCTCGAGTGCCCCGTGATCGTATCGTGGTCATGGGCACCAGCCTCGGTGGCGCTGTTTCGATCCACTTGGCTGCCCACAGGCACTACGCCCGTCGTGTTTGTGCTGTGATTGTAGAGAACTCCTTCAGCTCCATTGGCGATATGGCCTCTGCACTGAGCCGGCCAATCCTGACGAAGTTGGCAAGCCGATGCCCAAGCCTCGCGGCCGGGGTCTTCGATTACTACGTCAAGCCCTTGGCATTGCGGATTAGCTGGAACAGCGCGCAAAAGGTGACGAAGGTTATGGTGCCgatgctcttcctctctggTATGTGTGATGAGATAGTGCCACCAGAGCAGATGCGGACACTATACAAGGCAGCGACAAAGTGCCTGCGTGATGGCAACGGCAGGAGCCTCACCATCCCGTTGCGTCGCTTTCTCGAGTTCGAGGAAGGGCGGCACAACAACCTGCCGCTGATGCCCGGCTACATGAGCGCTGTGCAGGAATTTCTCACAGACGTGCGCAACAGTGGGAGTGCGGCAGCCATTTGACTTTGGCAAGGCGGCACGAGGAGAGCAGATACGAAATGGCAAAAAAAATGAAAGCACATGCGCAGGTGACGAAGCCATgtgaggtggaggagtcGAAGTAAGGGAGAAAGCGGCTCCGAGTCGCTGATCCCTTAACTCCCTGTACCCTGGGTTGTGTGCTGGTGTCTCGttccctctttctcgttCCCCGTCACCTTCGCTCTTTATTCTCagttatttttttttccacccTTGATGGCTGTTGTACGTGGGCTGCGTGAGCGCATAGCGTACACCTGTCAGGGGAGGGAGGTCTGTGTGGGACCTCCACAcggggggggagagagaaaaggcaaaggGCACAGTGGTCGTTGCTACGCAAAGTGGTGCAGCGATGGGCCGCGCGAGGGGTCTGGGACCGATGACTGCTCTTTCAGTGTTGTTTTGTTTGTTATCATCTGCGAGGGGATTGCCCAACTGCTTTTTCTCTGAATGTTTCGGTTGCGAAGGGGTAAGAGAGGGGCACAGAGCAGTCGGGGTCGGTAGTTTGGCAAGGGCCAGTGGGCTGTTGCCGCAAAGGCGCACGTTGATGTGCATTAGTGGTGCGTTGGACAGCccaaacaagagagaaacgaaaggGGAGCGGCGAAAGAGAAcactctcttctctcacctAATCGCTCGCGAAAAGTAGGGGAGGCTGTAAGTAAAGAGAGCTCGTTTTATGTGCGTAGAGGTGACGCGttctctacccccccccccctccctccgccaaACGTAGGAGAGGTCGATGAAAGGCGAGCGGAAGGCCAACCTGTTTGAGCAGTGAGAAGGCAAAAAAGGAACGCattggaaaaaaaaagggcacCTTTGCGCGGGGGCAAAGGTGCCTACACacgtgtgtgcttgtctgtgtctctctggcgctcgtttttgttttccttcgcCACCCCTATAGGCACACACCGATTGTCTGCCCCTTCCGAATACGAGTGCGTTTGATGTTCTTGTCACTGCTAGGCACTCCTAGACATGACTCGAGTTGGTGTTTACTTGTTCACTGCCTGTGTGTCTCTTGTGTAGCGGCTGCTTCACGCAAGTGACTGCGTTCGGCTCTttaaccccccccctccatcccCTTGTTTGTTTTGCCTGGTTGCATATATGTTTGGCTGTATATCTCTCGACGTTTCATTACAGCAACTCTCCATGatgctctccctctctgttttgtgctgtgtgcgtctcttgTTATCTCTGCCGCTCTCTTGCCCAGTGCCTGTGCGAGTGTATTGGTGTGCCACCGATGGACTTGCTTCACTCAGCTTTCGTGCTTTGTTTGCTGCGCCAGTTTTTGTTCTTTCTTTTCAGTGGGTGAGACgaaatggaaaaaaaaaaggtgcgGATGCAatggagggaaaggggagtgGGGAGAGTCTGACTGCACTACTGAACGTCTTCCATGCAGGTTGCTTACACTACCTTCCTACCTCCCTCTTGTCTTTGACTGCCGCGTCGCTTATTACCGTTccttgctctctccttccttctctgGGTTTCGCCTCTACATGCATTGCTGTATGTGCCCGCTTTTCCCTGACACTGGTCTTCTTCCCGCCCCCCATTGTGGATCTTCTCTCGAACCCCCGTCCAACTTTGAGGACTCGATTGCCAACCAAATACGCGGCCACACAAAAAACCAGCCGCTAATGCAACCGGCCGATTCATTTGGGCCGCTGTCCgtgtgctcctcttctcttggCACGTGCTCATGTACGCGTATGCTAGTCGGTGGCTTTTTCGTGGGTTGAACCAGTTCTCTGCCGCATCCATGTCCGTGTGCCTTGAACTCTGAGCGACTTTGCAGGTcccagggggggggagccTCTTCTATGCGCTGGTGGACCGCAGAATTTGCTTAGGCCTGTGCTTGCCATGTTGCGCTCTCGCATGACACAGCGGACACCTATGCGTCTTTCTCATCATGGGGTGCCGTCTGTTGCCACACTCCACTTCCTCATTCTCCGGTGCCTTTTTGTTGTGTTCACTGCCGCTTCTCCCATGCCCCTTTCacctcgcgctctctcccacctctcttcGTAGGCTCGGGCTCCCCTCCCCAAACGAAAAGCGAAGCACcaaaggagagcagcgacGGTATCGCcgctcgagagagagagagagcgagacgtcACTCGACCACCGGCACCGCTCAAAGCGCACCTCCCCACTCCCCTCATTGCCGATCGTGTCTCTCTACTCTTTTGTGTGCCATCCCTTCTCACCGCACTCACGTTGGATTCGCAGGCCTCAGT
This genomic window contains:
- a CDS encoding Bem46-like serine peptidase, translating into MSFGGFLLSAGLYLLLVALFVSLFLHIMSFRYRSQQNRLLYYPQIPPESREVCEDPVALGIPYAERVCVTTADKVRLWGYMLWPGPSSSVEKGSNCSTPDAIGRTSPNVGTTVGGVRVEVDGAGDLTDGISAGSTLSSSNRNASLSSGMPSFVMLYFHGNAGNVGHRLPLAQAFVAHLKCAVMMVDYRGFGLSDDAEQTQETLELDAQACFDYLWKDPRVPRDRIVVMGTSLGGAVSIHLAAHRHYARRVCAVIVENSFSSIGDMASALSRPILTKLASRCPSLAAGVFDYYVKPLALRISWNSAQKVTKVMVPMLFLSGMCDEIVPPEQMRTLYKAATKCLRDGNGRSLTIPLRRFLEFEEGRHNNLPLMPGYMSAVQEFLTDVRNSGSAAAI